The genomic stretch GACAATAACGGTCAAGTCGGCTGCCAAACGCTACGAACCCACTATCCATAACGTCCGTTACGGCATCAAGGGTATCCTGCTTTACTTACTCCCTCTCCCCTCCCTGATTACCGCCATCGGTTCATTGATGCGAGGTGATGTCATGGATACCTTGGTCACAGGCGGAATATTTGCAGCCTTCATGGTGGGTGCGAGCGTCGCCCGGCGCGGTTTCCGCTTACAGGGTGAGTATGAACGGCGCAAGATTGCCCGTGCGCCCTCCACCCCATTCAAAACAGTTGCCGCACTGATTATCAGCATCACTACAGGTATATTAGCTTGGTGGATTTCTGATTTCGCCATGAAAGAAGTTTTGTCCTCTGCACTAATCGGTGCAGTAACTTTCCTCGGTTTTGCCCTCTACTACGGGCTAGACCCACGTAAGGATAAGGCAGGCAACATCTCCATCGGCGTCACCATCGAAGAAGTACTCGACGCGCTGGATGCCGCCAACATCAAAATCGACGCGATTGAACGCGCCCGCCGCCAAATTCCTAACCCGGAATTCAACGCCCGCCTGCAACGCATCACCAGCAAGGCGCGTGAAGTCCTCGACAATATCGAGGATGACCCGACCCGTTTATCTCGCGCCCGCAAATTCCTCAAAGTCTATCTGGATGGCACTCAGCGTGTCACCGAAGGCTATGCACGCACTCATCAGGAAGATAAGGCAGTTGCGCTAGAAACCAATTTCAGGCGCGTGCTGGATTCGATAGAACAGACGTTTGACGAACAACAAACCAAACTACTCGAAGACAACCATTTCGATCTGGACGTACAAATAGAAGTGCTAGAAACCCAACTCAAGCGCGAAGGCGTCCTCTGATACCCCCAATACCCAAGGAGAAGATCACCATGAATGAAACAGAAACGACAACAGCCGTTCAAACCGCTCCAGCGGTGATCCCCGGCACTGAACTTGCCACCCTGCCGGAAGTCACGACTGAACTGGTTGCTTACGAACAAGCTGATGATGCCAACAAAAACAAACTCGAAAGCATCATCGCGGAAATCGACATGAACGACCGCAGCAGCATCATGTTCTTTGGCACCAAAACCCAAGAGCAGATGACCACCATTTCCGAAAAAATGCTCAATGGCGTCAAAAACAAGGACATTGGTTCCGCAGGCACATCCCTGACCAATATGGTCGTTGCCATTAAAGGCTTCGACATTGACTCCCTCAACCCCAATGACGAGCCAAGCTGGTGGGAAAAACTCATTGGCAAAGCCAAGCCTGTAGTCGAATTCCTCAATCAGTACGAAGAAGTCCGCAAGCAAATCGACGCCATCAGCGACGAAATGGAAGGCCACAAAACCCAATTGCTAACCGATGTAGTGACCCTCGACAAACTCTACGAAGCCAATCTGGATTTCTTCCACAATCTGGAAGCCTATATTGCTGCGGGTGAAGAAAAACTGCGCCGTCTGGAAAGCACCGACATCCCCGCACTGGTAGCCAAAGCCGAAGCCAACACGGAAGACATGATCCTCGCACAAAACCTGCGTGACCTGCGCAGCTCCCGCGATGACCTCGAACGCCGCGTTTACGACCTGCGCCTCACCCGTCAGGTAGCCATGCAAAGCCTGCCCAGCATCCGTCTGGTTCAGGAAAACGACAAAACCCTGATCAACAAGATCAACTCCACCCTGATCAATACGGTTCCCTTGTGGAAAAACCAGTTGGCGCAAGCCGTCACCATTTTCCGCATGAGCGACGCCGCAGAAGTGGTGAAAAAGGCTTCTGACCTCACCAACGAATTGCTGGAAAAGAACGCTGAAACCCTGCGCATGGGCAATGCTGAAACCCGCAAGCAAATGGAACGCGGCGTATTCGACATCGAATCCGTCAAAAAAGCCAACCAGACCCTGATCGAAACCATCAACGACTCGCTGCGCATTGCCGATGAAGGTAAAGCCATGCGTGCCAAAGCCGAGGAAGAAATCAAGGTCATGGAAAGCGATCTGCGTCACGCCCTGACAGCAGCCAAAGCCAAGGCCGACAGCCCACGCCAAGGAGTATAAATCATGGGATTATGGGACAAACTGATGGGTGAATTCGTTGATGTCATCGACTGGACCGATGACAGCAGCGACACCATGGTCTACCGCTTCGAGCGCCACGGCAATGAAATCAAGTTCGGCGCAAAACTCACCGTGCGCGAATCGCAGGTAGCGATTTTCGTCAACGAAGGCGAGGTTGCCGACATCCTCACCCCCGGCATGTATGTGCTGGAAACCCAGAACCTGCCGCTGCTTTCCACCCTGCAACACTGGGATCACGGCTTTAACAGCCCGTTCAAAGCGGAAGTTTACTTCTTCAACACCAAGCAGTTCACCAACCTGAAATGGGGCACGCGCAACCCAGTCATGATCCGTGACAGCGAATTCGGTGGGGTACGGGTACGGGCATTTGGTACGTATGGGGTGCGGATTGACGATGCCCGCAAATTCATGCAAGAAATCATGGGGACGGATGGGCATTTCACCGTCGATGAAATCAGCGATCAGTTGCGTAATATGATCGTGACCCGCTTCAGCAGCGTGGTTGCCAGCGCCAATATTCCGATATTGGACATGGCCGCCAACTACGAACAACTGGGACAGTTCGTTACCCAAAAAATCGCCCCTGAATACGCCGCTTATGGCCTGAAATTAACCAATATTCTGGTGGAAAACATCTCCCTGCCCAGCGAAGTGGAGGACGCCCTCGACAAGCGTACCAGCATGGGCATGATCGGCAATCTCGACAAATACCTGCAATACCAAACGGCACAAGGTATTGGCAACGGTGGTTCCAACAGTGCACTGGACATGGGCATGGGTTTTGCTGTCGCCAACAAAATGGCAGAAGCATTGAACAAACCCGCAGCAGCCACCCCGCCGCCATTACCGGATAGCGGTTGGCATGTGGCCATCGGGCAAGAATCCAGAGGGCCCTTGGGGCTTCAGCAATTGCAGCAAATGGCGCAAAACGGGCAATTGACGGCGACCACATTGGTCTGGCAGGCAGGTATGGCGAACTGGCAAGCTGCGGGGCAAACCAGCGCACTCAGTGGCTTGTTTGCGGGGCAAACACCGCCACCTATTCCACCTTCAGCACCTCCTCACCCTACAGAATAACAACGCAGGCTTAAATGGCGGATAACGACACTAATCAGCAACACTTTCCTTGTGAAGAGTGCGGGGCCGATCTGGTTTACCAACCAGGTACACAGACACTCACGTGCACCTATTGTGGGCATCAAAATAGCATTCACCAAAGCCATCAGGAAATTCGTGAATACAGTTTTGAGCAAGCATTACGTGCCGTACAGCA from Thiothrix litoralis encodes the following:
- a CDS encoding SPFH domain-containing protein, with product MGLWDKLMGEFVDVIDWTDDSSDTMVYRFERHGNEIKFGAKLTVRESQVAIFVNEGEVADILTPGMYVLETQNLPLLSTLQHWDHGFNSPFKAEVYFFNTKQFTNLKWGTRNPVMIRDSEFGGVRVRAFGTYGVRIDDARKFMQEIMGTDGHFTVDEISDQLRNMIVTRFSSVVASANIPILDMAANYEQLGQFVTQKIAPEYAAYGLKLTNILVENISLPSEVEDALDKRTSMGMIGNLDKYLQYQTAQGIGNGGSNSALDMGMGFAVANKMAEALNKPAAATPPPLPDSGWHVAIGQESRGPLGLQQLQQMAQNGQLTATTLVWQAGMANWQAAGQTSALSGLFAGQTPPPIPPSAPPHPTE
- a CDS encoding toxic anion resistance protein, with product MNETETTTAVQTAPAVIPGTELATLPEVTTELVAYEQADDANKNKLESIIAEIDMNDRSSIMFFGTKTQEQMTTISEKMLNGVKNKDIGSAGTSLTNMVVAIKGFDIDSLNPNDEPSWWEKLIGKAKPVVEFLNQYEEVRKQIDAISDEMEGHKTQLLTDVVTLDKLYEANLDFFHNLEAYIAAGEEKLRRLESTDIPALVAKAEANTEDMILAQNLRDLRSSRDDLERRVYDLRLTRQVAMQSLPSIRLVQENDKTLINKINSTLINTVPLWKNQLAQAVTIFRMSDAAEVVKKASDLTNELLEKNAETLRMGNAETRKQMERGVFDIESVKKANQTLIETINDSLRIADEGKAMRAKAEEEIKVMESDLRHALTAAKAKADSPRQGV
- a CDS encoding 5-bromo-4-chloroindolyl phosphate hydrolysis family protein; translation: MTITVKSAAKRYEPTIHNVRYGIKGILLYLLPLPSLITAIGSLMRGDVMDTLVTGGIFAAFMVGASVARRGFRLQGEYERRKIARAPSTPFKTVAALIISITTGILAWWISDFAMKEVLSSALIGAVTFLGFALYYGLDPRKDKAGNISIGVTIEEVLDALDAANIKIDAIERARRQIPNPEFNARLQRITSKAREVLDNIEDDPTRLSRARKFLKVYLDGTQRVTEGYARTHQEDKAVALETNFRRVLDSIEQTFDEQQTKLLEDNHFDLDVQIEVLETQLKREGVL